A window from Sphingobacterium hotanense encodes these proteins:
- a CDS encoding S9 family peptidase: MISSCSTDKNSNKKAIKWPDATAPVAAEKAHQRVIHGESVDDPYYWLNDYFKKGADSSAVVAYLEAENGYTDTMMKDTEALQSKLFTEMKNRIKEADESVPYLMNGYYYYRKTEEGKQYYKYCRKKGSLDAPEEVILNVDEMAEGFPYYSVSGIAVSPDNKMVAYGVDTVSRREYVIHVKNLETGEILKDRISQTSGDPVWAADNKTLFYTAKHPVTLLSEKIKRHSLGQPSSADVVVYDEKDNTNYIGVWKSKDDKYIFIYSGGTLSSETRFIKADEPSANFTVFQPRIKDVLYNVTPLADRFLIHTNDNAKNFKIMEAPLDKPGKENWKEYIPHREDVLIEGIDEFANYLAISERKNGLTNLAIRNLKDNSQHYLDFGEAAYTVYPSTNAEYHSDVLRYGYTSLVTPSSTFDYDMKTKEKTLLKQQEVLGGYDAAQYVTERIMAKAKDGVQVPISIVYKKGTKKDGQAPLLLYAYGSYGASMDPSFNSGRLSLLDRGFIYAIAHIRGGEEMGRQWYEDGKMMKKKNTFTDFIDCGQFLIDQKYTSKEHLYAQGGSAGGLLMGAIINMAPTLWNGVIAQVPFVDVVNTMLDETIPLTTNEYDEWGNPNNKEAYDYMKSYSPYENIEAKEYPNLLVTTGLHDSQVQYFEPAKWVAKLRKVKKGDNVILLKTDMDYGHGGASGRFDYLKDVALNYSFLLKLEGITE, translated from the coding sequence ATGATATCTTCTTGTTCTACAGATAAGAACAGCAATAAAAAGGCCATAAAATGGCCGGATGCGACCGCCCCAGTTGCGGCAGAAAAAGCACATCAGCGCGTTATTCATGGCGAGTCTGTCGATGATCCTTACTACTGGCTGAACGATTATTTTAAGAAAGGTGCTGATTCATCTGCGGTCGTAGCCTACCTGGAGGCCGAAAATGGATATACAGATACGATGATGAAGGATACAGAGGCGCTGCAGAGCAAGCTGTTCACGGAAATGAAAAATCGTATTAAGGAAGCGGATGAGTCTGTTCCTTATTTGATGAACGGGTACTATTACTACCGCAAGACCGAAGAAGGAAAGCAATATTATAAATACTGTCGTAAGAAGGGCAGTTTGGATGCGCCAGAGGAGGTTATCTTAAATGTAGATGAGATGGCGGAGGGATTTCCTTATTACTCGGTATCGGGCATAGCAGTGAGTCCGGACAACAAGATGGTAGCTTATGGTGTGGACACTGTTTCGAGAAGAGAGTATGTTATCCATGTGAAGAACCTGGAGACTGGTGAAATATTGAAAGATAGAATTTCACAGACATCGGGAGATCCGGTATGGGCGGCCGATAACAAGACCTTGTTTTATACGGCAAAGCATCCGGTAACATTATTGAGCGAAAAAATAAAGAGACATAGCTTAGGTCAGCCGAGCAGCGCGGATGTCGTTGTTTATGATGAAAAAGATAACACCAATTACATCGGTGTTTGGAAATCGAAGGATGATAAATACATCTTCATCTATTCGGGTGGTACTTTGAGTTCGGAAACCCGTTTTATCAAAGCAGATGAACCTTCCGCAAACTTTACTGTTTTCCAGCCGCGAATTAAAGATGTATTATACAACGTGACGCCACTTGCTGATCGTTTCTTAATCCATACAAACGATAATGCGAAGAACTTCAAGATTATGGAGGCTCCATTAGACAAACCGGGGAAAGAAAACTGGAAAGAATATATCCCGCACCGTGAGGATGTATTGATCGAGGGTATCGACGAGTTTGCTAATTATTTGGCGATTTCTGAACGCAAGAACGGCTTAACGAATTTGGCTATCCGCAATTTAAAAGATAATTCACAACATTACCTAGACTTCGGCGAGGCCGCGTATACCGTTTACCCAAGCACGAATGCCGAGTATCATTCAGATGTCCTTCGTTACGGTTATACTTCATTGGTCACTCCTTCGTCAACCTTCGATTATGACATGAAGACCAAGGAGAAAACCTTGTTGAAACAGCAGGAAGTTTTGGGCGGATACGATGCAGCGCAATATGTAACAGAGCGTATTATGGCGAAAGCTAAAGACGGCGTGCAGGTTCCGATTTCTATCGTCTATAAAAAAGGAACGAAGAAGGACGGGCAGGCGCCATTATTATTATATGCTTATGGCTCGTATGGTGCCTCGATGGACCCGAGCTTCAACTCCGGACGTCTTTCGCTATTAGATCGTGGATTCATCTACGCTATAGCGCATATCCGCGGTGGCGAAGAAATGGGACGTCAATGGTATGAGGACGGAAAGATGATGAAGAAAAAGAATACCTTCACCGATTTTATCGACTGCGGACAATTCTTGATCGATCAAAAATATACCTCCAAAGAACACTTGTATGCACAAGGCGGGAGTGCCGGCGGACTATTGATGGGGGCTATTATCAATATGGCTCCAACCTTATGGAATGGTGTTATTGCTCAGGTTCCATTCGTTGATGTGGTGAACACGATGTTGGATGAAACGATTCCATTGACGACGAACGAATATGACGAATGGGGCAATCCGAACAACAAAGAGGCATATGATTATATGAAGTCTTATTCGCCATACGAAAATATAGAAGCCAAGGAATATCCAAATCTTCTAGTGACTACAGGCTTGCACGATTCACAGGTGCAGTATTTCGAACCCGCGAAATGGGTTGCAAAGCTGCGCAAAGTGAAGAAAGGCGATAATGTGATCCTATTGAAGACTGATATGGATTATGGTCATGGCGGCGCTTCTGGTCGCTTCGACTATCTGAAAGATGTCGCTTTAAACTATTCGTTTTTGCTGAAGTTAGAAGGCATCACCGAATAG
- a CDS encoding GNAT family N-acetyltransferase: MTISDFLIIPATAAHVEYADDICNEMFESAKARGTGIARRKPEYVARKMDEGKAVIALHKDGRWAGFCYIETWSHGDYVANSGLIVNPEFRKVGLAKAIKKRVFELSREKYPKAKIFGLTTGLAVMKINSDLGYEPVTYSELTQDEEFWKGCQSCVNYDILMSKDRKNCMCTAMLWDPVEKERELKEKIQRRAEAKERLDRISKKQSLLKRIEAKLWKSTKKFVASVIPVGVKPVKGF; this comes from the coding sequence ATGACAATCTCTGATTTTTTGATTATTCCCGCAACAGCAGCTCATGTGGAGTATGCGGATGATATTTGTAATGAAATGTTCGAGTCTGCAAAGGCTCGCGGAACAGGTATTGCACGTCGTAAGCCGGAATATGTAGCCCGTAAGATGGATGAGGGCAAAGCGGTAATTGCTTTGCACAAAGATGGTCGATGGGCGGGTTTCTGTTATATCGAAACTTGGAGCCATGGTGATTACGTTGCTAATTCGGGGCTTATCGTCAATCCAGAATTTCGTAAGGTCGGCTTAGCTAAGGCGATCAAAAAGCGCGTATTCGAATTGTCTAGAGAGAAATATCCGAAGGCTAAGATATTTGGTTTAACGACGGGTTTGGCGGTAATGAAGATCAACTCTGATTTGGGGTACGAGCCGGTTACTTATTCGGAGCTGACGCAAGACGAGGAGTTCTGGAAAGGTTGCCAATCCTGTGTCAACTATGATATCTTGATGTCTAAAGACCGCAAGAACTGCATGTGTACGGCAATGTTATGGGATCCGGTCGAGAAAGAACGTGAATTGAAGGAGAAGATACAGCGTCGTGCGGAAGCGAAAGAACGTTTGGATCGAATTTCGAAGAAGCAATCGTTGTTGAAGCGTATTGAAGCGAAGCTATGGAAATCGACCAAAAAGTTTGTTGCCAGTGTAATTCCTGTAGGGGTGAAGCCGGTTAAAGGATTTTAA
- the argG gene encoding argininosuccinate synthase: protein MKKVVLAFSGGLDTSFCCIYLSRDLGLEVHSVIVNTGGFSDEELQAVEKRAYELGVKSHTTIDETEDYYRDTIKYLIFGNVLKNATYPLSVSAERVCQATAIANYCKKIGAECVAHGSTGAGNDQVRFDMIFQTLIPGIEIITPIRDLKLSREAEIEYLNNHGVEYSAEKAKYSINKGLWGTSVGGAETLTSNQYLPESAWPTPVTSSEPRQITIDFEKGEPVALNGEKIGAVKVIQELQAIAQPYGIGRDIHVGDTIIGIKGRVGFEAAASVILIKAHHTLEKHTLTKWQLSWKDQLAAFYGNYMHEGQMHDPVMRDMEAFLKSSQETVTGRVFVELHPYRFVIIGIESEHDLMSNKFGSYGEMNEGYTGDDVKGFSKIFGNQTIIWHKVNGKG from the coding sequence ATGAAAAAAGTAGTTTTAGCATTTAGTGGCGGATTAGATACCTCATTCTGTTGCATCTATCTATCTCGTGATTTGGGTTTAGAAGTTCATTCTGTTATTGTAAACACGGGTGGATTCTCTGACGAAGAGTTGCAAGCTGTTGAAAAGAGAGCTTATGAATTGGGCGTTAAATCGCATACTACCATTGATGAAACTGAAGACTACTACCGCGATACGATTAAGTATTTGATTTTTGGAAACGTGTTGAAGAATGCGACTTATCCATTGTCTGTATCTGCAGAGCGTGTTTGCCAAGCGACAGCTATTGCAAACTACTGTAAGAAAATCGGTGCTGAGTGCGTTGCGCACGGTTCTACGGGTGCTGGAAACGATCAGGTTCGTTTTGATATGATCTTCCAGACTTTAATTCCGGGGATCGAAATCATTACGCCAATTCGTGATCTAAAATTATCGCGCGAAGCGGAAATTGAGTATTTAAACAATCATGGTGTTGAGTATTCCGCAGAGAAAGCTAAATACTCAATCAATAAAGGTTTGTGGGGAACATCGGTAGGAGGCGCTGAGACTTTGACGTCAAATCAATACTTGCCGGAGTCGGCATGGCCTACGCCCGTTACTTCAAGCGAACCTCGCCAGATTACGATCGATTTTGAAAAAGGTGAGCCTGTGGCTTTGAACGGTGAGAAGATCGGTGCAGTGAAGGTTATTCAAGAGTTACAAGCGATTGCACAGCCTTATGGTATTGGTCGCGATATCCACGTTGGAGATACGATCATCGGTATCAAAGGTCGTGTGGGATTTGAAGCTGCTGCGTCTGTAATCTTGATCAAGGCACACCATACCTTAGAAAAACATACGTTGACGAAATGGCAATTATCTTGGAAGGACCAATTAGCGGCTTTCTACGGTAATTATATGCACGAAGGCCAAATGCACGATCCGGTGATGCGTGATATGGAAGCTTTCCTAAAGAGCTCGCAGGAGACCGTGACAGGCCGTGTATTCGTTGAGCTTCACCCATACCGTTTCGTTATTATCGGAATTGAATCAGAGCATGATTTGATGTCGAACAAATTCGGTAGCTATGGCGAAATGAACGAGGGCTATACTGGCGACGATGTAAAAGGTTTCTCGAAAATCTTTGGTAACCAGACCATCATCTGGCATAAAGTGAACGGCAAAGGCTAA